One genomic window of Vicia villosa cultivar HV-30 ecotype Madison, WI unplaced genomic scaffold, Vvil1.0 ctg.000227F_1_1, whole genome shotgun sequence includes the following:
- the LOC131625598 gene encoding uncharacterized protein LOC131625598: protein MDPNEHIENIDALLDYRGVPSAIKCWLFQTTLRKGAMTWYKSLPDESIKSWKGLGRLFSRHFTAFRRHPKSEASLEAIIQGKYEPFRAYIERFDKEAVQYEEKEAAHAARDSRHEENTKSTRQEEGSRKGTDKKKEDKTRDARDYKGPFGKFRDYTTLNASQECILTKCANAEFQTGRARFPKQLPAQPNVDKLKYCRFHKGHGHNTEDYIHLKDAIEILIREGNLKQYAKN from the exons ATGGATCCAAACGAACACATCGAGAACATCGATGCCCTCCTCGATTATAGAGGAGTCCCCAGTGCGATAAAATGTTGGCTATTTCAGACCACATTGCGCAAAGGCGCGATGACATGGTACAAAAGTCTCCCGGATGAGTCTATTAAGTCCTGGAAGGGTCTCGGCAGACTATTTTCTAGGCATTTCACGGCCTTTCGCAGACATCCCAAGTCCGAAGCCTCTCTGGAGGCCATCATCCAAGGAAAATACGAGCCTTTCAGAGCATATATTGAAAGATTTGACAAGGAGGCTGTTCAA TACGAAGAGAAAGAGGCCGCCCACGCGGCCCGGGATTCCCGACATGAGGAGAATACTAAGAGCACCCGACAAGAAGAAGGTTCTCGCAAGGGAACAGATAAAAAGAAAGAAGACAAGACTCGAGATGCCAGAGACTACAAAGGGCCATTCGGGAAATTCCGAGATTACACAACCCTAAACGCATCTCAGGAATGCATCTTGACCAAATGCGCAAATGCCGAGTTTCAAACAGGCAGGGCCCGTTTCCCGAAAcaacttcctgctcagccaaacGTGGATAAGTTAAAATATTGTCGTTTCCACAAAGGCCATGGGCATAATACCGAGGATTACATCCATTTGAAAGATGCAATCGAAATACTTATCAGGGAGGGGAACCTCAAACAATACGCTAAAAACTAA